The Acidobacteriota bacterium genomic interval AATCTCCGCCCGGACCGGACCGTCCGAACATCACGTCCAACAGCGAATACCCCCGTTGTTCCCGCAGCATTTCATCACAGCGATTCAGCACCGCCCGCACCACCGGCTCGCTGTCATACAACGCCTGGCCCATGCCGATCCACTGACTGCCCTCCCCGGTGAACACGAACGCCACCTTTTTGGCTGTCAACGGCTCGGGACTCTCGTTTCCTTCGGCGATGGCCTTCAGTCCGGTACGCAACGACGGAGCGTCGTGGAATACGACTGCGGCCCGGTAATCAAAATGACTACGACCCAGTCCCGCCGTCCACGCCATATCCGCAAGCATCGCCTCTTCGGCCGCTGACGAAGTCAGCTCCCCGGTCCGCTCGTCGAACCAGCTCGCGTACCTCCCCGCCAGTTTCCGCAGGGCACCGCCGGACTTCCCGGACAAGGGCAGGAGCCGGAGCCCGCGCGCCCGGAATTCTCCTTCCTCCGGTAGCGGCAGGTCCGACAGCGGCTCGGGAAGAGAAACGGCGACCGTCCGCCCGGAACCCGCCGGTGGAGATCCGGAGTTCGAATCGTCGCCATTGGTTGTTCCGTACCCTTCCACGACGATGTGGGAGTTCGCTCCCGAAACCCCGAACGCGCTGATTGCTGCCCGCGGCGGCCGATCGGCGTGACGAGGCCAGTCCGTCGCCTCGGAAGTCACCTTTACAGGGAGCCGGTCCCATTCCACGTTCGGGTTCGGGTTGTGGAAGTGCAATTGCTTTGGAATCACCCCCTGCTTCATGGCGAGGAGTACCTTGATGAGTCCGGCAACGCCGGCAGCCGTCTCCAGATGGCCGATATTGCCCTTGACCGAGCCGATCAACAGCGGGCTGTCCGCTTCACGTCCCTTGCCGTACACCGCCGCTGCCGCCTGCACTTCAATCGGGTCGCCCAACGCCGACCCGACCCCGTGGGCCTCGAGGTAGTCGACGTCCGGTGGAGACACTCCCGAACGGGACAGCGCCTCCTCGATCACCCGTTCCTGTGCCGGACCGTTGGGGACCGTCGGTCCAGCGCTTGCCCCGTTTTGGTTGACCGCCGATCCGAGGATCACGCCCCAGATGCGGTCGCCGTCGGCCTGCGCCCTTTCGAGCCGCTTCAGGACGACCATTCCGCAGCCTTCCCCCGCACGAAGCCGTCGGCGGAGGCATCGAATACGTTGCACCGGCCTGCCTTCGACAACATACCCATGTCCGCCATCGCCCTCGTAATCTCAGGCGACAGGATTGCACTCACGCCTCCTACGAGCGCCAGGTCCACTTCATCCTGGCGCAAGCTCGCGACCGCGTGGTGTACCGCGACCAGCGACGACGCGCAGTTGAGTTCCACCGGTATCGTCGGCCCCTCAAGTCCCAGATGAAATGCGACGCGTCCGACGGTCATGCTGGCGGCGTTGCCCAGGTAACTCACGCCGTAGTCGTTCTTCGCCATCAGGTCCCGGTATTCGCTGGTAGCGATACCGGCATAGACTCCGGTGCGGCTGCCCCGCAAGCTGGCCGGATCTATCCCGGCATCCTCGAGAGCCTGCCAACTCGTCTCCAGAAGCATGCGCTGCCGCGGGTCCATCATGCGCGCCTCGATCGGCGCAACCCGGAAGAATCTCGCATCAAAAGTCTCGATCTCTTCCACGAACCCGCCCCGGCAGTAGGCGGCATATTCCGGCGGAAGGTCTCCGGCAAGATCGCTCCAGTTGTCGGAACCC includes:
- a CDS encoding type I polyketide synthase; protein product: MVVLKRLERAQADGDRIWGVILGSAVNQNGASAGPTVPNGPAQERVIEEALSRSGVSPPDVDYLEAHGVGSALGDPIEVQAAAAVYGKGREADSPLLIGSVKGNIGHLETAAGVAGLIKVLLAMKQGVIPKQLHFHNPNPNVEWDRLPVKVTSEATDWPRHADRPPRAAISAFGVSGANSHIVVEGYGTTNGDDSNSGSPPAGSGRTVAVSLPEPLSDLPLPEEGEFRARGLRLLPLSGKSGGALRKLAGRYASWFDERTGELTSSAAEEAMLADMAWTAGLGRSHFDYRAAVVFHDAPSLRTGLKAIAEGNESPEPLTAKKVAFVFTGEGSQWIGMGQALYDSEPVVRAVLNRCDEMLREQRGYSLLDVMFGRSGPGGDSDRASWAQPAVYALECALAALWSSVGIQPRVVFGQGVGELAAAQAAAVMSLEEGLRLAMARTPLPATRPQGRAAAPGLENPDAFLRGITFAPPSRAVVSGATGRVMEPTEAADGEYWRRQTNEPARFGNCVRTLKRLGVDAILEIGPDAILGPKVVRSWPHPPGGESNRAPAVLRSMRRPSGKESANECDGCFVEAVAGAYEAGLAVSFAGLFAGEVRRRISLPVYPFQRRHYWFRAPRQSASTS